The candidate division Zixibacteria bacterium HGW-Zixibacteria-1 genome includes the window GCCCAGAACAGATCCGGGTTTTCTTTTTCATTCGCGCGCAAAAGCTCGCCATCGGCAGTCACGATATCGACCGCCAGAAGGTTATCGACGGTCATGCCGTATTTCCGCGAAAGCCAGCCGAAGCCGCCCCCAAGCGTCAAACCGGCCACACCCGTGGTGGGATTGATACCGACCGGTGTCGCCAGCCCGAAAGACTGCGCCTCGCGATCGAAATCACCAAGCGTTGCACCCGGCTCGACATGGGCCACACGGGCGCCGGGGTCGATTCTGACCGAACGCATCTGCGATAAATCGATCATAAAACCGCCCTCACAAACGGCGTTTCCGGCAATATTATGCCCGCCGCCGCGAACGGCCGTCAAAAGCCCATACCGGGCGGCAAAACTGACCGCCAATCTGACATCCGATGCCCCGGCGCATCGCGCAATCAGCGCCGGACGTTTATCAACCATTGCGTTCCAGATGGTGCGCGCCTCATCATAGCCTTCGGATCCCGACCGAAGAAGTTCCCCCCGCATTGCCGTCTCAAGTCCCTCGACCGCCGCCTCGTTAACAGAAGCGGTGGCCCCATTTCCCAGGACAAATTGTATTTTGCTCATAAGATACCTCCAAATTATCCAGTCAGCCTGTGCAGTTGCAGGTTATAGAAAGTCAGTAGCTGACAAAATTAATTTTATGAATATTACTTACTTGATACGATGCCAAATGCATATTGGAGTGATTTAATCCATTATAATAGAATAAAAAAATGAGCCCTTAATAGCAACTCCGATTAAGTTATTGTGGTTTGAGATGATACCTGATTGAATCCAATCATTGAAGCTGTCGTGATCGCTTTTTTGTAATTAGTTGTCCCGCAATTACTACGGTAATTTATTTTATTTTCGGGTGGTTCTTTTGCGATAATATCATATCAGCTGCCGATAACTTGATATTTTCTTCGCTTTAGACTATATTGGCACCTTAAAAAAACCCCGGAAGGAAGAGCAATTAGACCCACCAATTATTTTTATTTTAAGGAGCTGCTCATGAATAGACGAATTTGGCAGGCAATTCTTGTCTGCGCCCTGTTGTTGTTCGCCGCCGCGGTTCCGGCGGTCGCACAAAATATTGACGCCAAAGAATACTGGCTCGATAACGGCATGCAGGTATTGATGGTCGAGCGGCATGAATCCCCGACCATCATGGCCTCAATTGCGGCCCGGGTCGGTTCGGCCAACGAAATCACCGGCATCACCGGAATTTCACATCTTTTCGAGCACATGATGTTTAAAGGGACCGAAACGATCGGTACCAAGGATATCAAGCGTGATCGGGAAATTATGGCCCGGCTCGACTCATTACGGGAATTAATGCAGGCCGAGGAACGGATTATGCGCGAGCAGCTTCGCCGCGGCGAAATCAAGGATATGCTTGACCCCGAGGCCAAGACACCGCGCTATCGCGAAATTGACGCCGTCTTCGACAGTCTGATTCTCGAGCAGCGCCAGTTGATCATTAAAGATCAGCTTGATGAACTTTACAGCAAGAACGGCGGTTATTTCCTGAACGCTTTCACCTCGGAAGATATGACCGGTTATCTGGTCCGCCTGCCCAAGAACAAAATTGAGTTGTACATGTGGCTGGAATCCGACCGCTTCCAAAATGCGGTCTTCAGGGAATTTTATTCCGAGCGCGATGTGGTCCGAGAGGAGCGCCGTCTCGGTGTCGAATCAACCCCGACCGGATTGATCGAAGAAGATTTCAAGGCGATGTTCTGGAAGTCATCCTCATACCATTGGGATGTTATCGGGTGGGCCTCCGATCTCGGCAGTATCACACGTGACCAGGCCAACGCTTACTTCGATACTTATTATGCACCGAATAACCTGACCATGATTCTTGTCGGTGATCTGAACCCGGACGAGATGATTAAACTGGTCAGGAAATACTTCGAGCGTATTCCCCGCGGCACCACGGAACCGCCGGATGTGACGACTCTCGAGGAAAAGCAGTACGGCGAAAAGCGCCTGATTGCCCGGGCGGAAACCAGCCCCAAAACCGAAATCTGGTACCATACCGTAGCCTGGAAACACCCCGACAGTTATCCGCTGGAAATCCTGGCCGGAGTTATGGGCGGCAAGACCGGCCGGCTCTATAAGAAGCTGGTCGAGGAAAAGGGTTTGGCCAAAAGTTCGGGAGGCGGCGGCCCGCGCATGATGCCCGGCAGCGATCTGGCTGTCGATGCCATCCAGGACTCCAAGAAATATGCCGGCTCCTTTCAGATCAGAGCCGAAGGAATCTCGGGAGTTCAAGCCGAACAACTGGAAGGGGCCATGTCTGAAGTGATTGAAGATCTGAAGCAGAACCCGGTTTCCGAGGAAGAACTGCAGAAGGTAAAAAATCAGCTGCGCGTGCAGAAAATCAGGTTTATGGATATCATGTCCGGAATCGGCATCCTGTTTTATCTGGGCCAGAATGCCGCCATGGGCGACTGGACCGAAGCCAACAACAGTTCAGCAAAACTGGATATGGTCACGGCGGCGGATGTGCAGCGCGTGGCCAACGAGTATTTTGCGGATGACCAGCGAAACGTCATGATTATTAACAGCAAGGCCGGACAGGAATCGGGCGGGGACGAGGAAGATCCCCAGTTTACTCAAATGGTGCAAATGATCAAGTCGATTAATGATCCCGCCCGGCTGGAACAGATGATCGGTATGGTTTCGATGCGGCTGGATCAGATTGATGACCCCGAAGAGAAAGCCAGTGCCGAAAAACTCCTGAAAATCGCCAATGACCATCTCAACCAACTCAAAGCGGCCGAGAAAGAATAAGGCCTGCGCCATAGGAGAAATGAATATGAAAAGATTATGCATTCTTCCGTTCAGCCGGCTGATGGCGCTTGTGATGATCCCGGCGCTGGCCGTCATGCTGTTTTTTGCTTCCGCCGCCACGGCGGATGATATCGTCAATCATCCCGATAAGTTGAAATTCAAAGAGCTGAATTACCAGCCGCCCAAACCGGGAGATTACCGCCATCAATTGAAATGCGGCGCCGCCGCTTATGTGGTGGAAAATCCTGAGATGCCCACCTTTGACCTGACCATCCTGGTCCGCACCGGATCGATTTATGACCCGATCGAAAAAGCCGGGCTGGCCGACATGACCGGGTATCTGATGCGAAACGGCGGCGTCCAGGGTATGACCGTCAAAGAAATCGACGAACGTCTGGCTTACCTGGCCGGGGATATTTCGATCAATATCGACGAGACCCAGGGCGCGGTCACTTTGTTCTGCCTTGCGAAAGATATGGATGAGGGTTTGATGCTGCTGAAGAAAATCCTGTACACTCCCGTTTTCTCACAGGAGGCCCTCGACCGTTACCGCGCGGATATTCTTTCGGATCTGGAACAGCGCAATGCATCCACCGCCGGAATCGAATCGCGCGAATGGAATTTCCTGATGTACGGCGATCACCCGTCCACTATTCCCTTTCGCCGCACCGAACAATCGATCAATTCCATCACCCGCGAAGACTTGATCGCCTTCCATAAAAAATACTTCTTCCCCAAAAATTTTACATTCGCAATCTCCGGTGATTTCAAAACCAAAGATATCCTGGCCAAGCTGAATGATCTTCTCGGCGGATGGCCCGATCAGAAACTGGAGTTGCCGGTCATATCGGATCAAATACCCGATCCGAAACCGGGGGTATATATGATCAGGAAAGAGGATGTCAACCAGTCGCGCATCCGCGTGGGGCATCTCGGCGTCAAACGCGATATCCCCGATGAGTATGCCTTGCTGGTAATGAATGATATTCTCGGCGGCGGCGGCTTCACCTCGCGCATCATGAGCCGGGTTCGCTCGGATGAGGGTCTGGCCTATAATACCGGCAGTGCTTTCAACCGCCCGGTTTTGTATCCGGGAACATTTCGGGCCTGGTTCCAGACCAAGCACGAAACCGCAGCATTCGGCACCAGGTTGATTGTCGATGAAATCAAGCGTATCCGCACCGAAAAATGCGAGGCGGAAATTGTGGAGAACGCCAAAGCTTCGTTTATCGGCAACCTGGTCAACCCCTTCAGCAGCAAAAAGGATATTGTCAACACTTTCGCGGATGATGATTACACCGGCCGGCCCGATGATTACTGGCAAAACTATACCAAAAACATGGAAGCGGTGACGCCCGACAATGTTCTGGCCGTTGCCCAGAAATACCTGCATCCGGATAAACTTGTCTTTCTGATCATCGGCGATCCCGATGCGGTGGAAAAAGGCTCGGATAAACATCCTGAGCATTTTTCGGATTTTGGCGAAGTTACCATTTTGCCGTTGCGCGATCCGATGACATTGGAAACGAAATAGATTTTAATTAATATTATTCATAATATGTAAAGGCCTCCGCTCCGACGGAGGCCTTTCTTTTTTTTCAGCAAGATGTCGGCATAATAAATTTGTGACATGAGGAACATTTGACTCCGGCTGGGCACCGGCGATTATTGTTGCTATTTTGACTTATATATTATTTTATTCCAATGGAGTAGCAGCTATGCCCTACAAATTGAAGAAAATGACCAATGCCGACCGCATGGCGGTGATGAAAATCTTCAACCATTTTGTCGAAAACAGTTTTGCCGCCTATAATGATACCAGGGTTTCGGACGGGATCTTCGATCATTTTTTAAACATCTCCAAAGGCTATCTGGCGCTGACCGTCAGAACCGAAACGGATCAAGTGGTCGGGTTCGCGATGATGCGTCCTTTTCACCCGGCCAATTCCTTCCGAAAAACGCTCGAGGTCGGCTATTTTATTATGCCGGAACATACCGGACAGGGATTGGGATCGCAAATACTAGAACGATTCATAAAGAAAGCCAAAGCGCTTGGTGTTGAGATCTTGCTTGCTTCGATATCATCATTGAATGAAAAGAGCATACGGTTTCACTTAAAGCATGGTTTTGTCGAGTGCGGCCGCTTCAAAGGAATCGGCATCAAAAAGGGTCAAAAGTTTGACATGGTGTGGATGCAAAAAAATCTGTAGGATTGCCGCTTTTTGATCGGGAGTGCATCATGGATATGAATGAACAAATGGAGCATATATACCGTAACATCCCGCTCGAGAATATTCCCTGGAATATGCCGGAGCCGCCGGCTCTTTTGGTCGAGGCGGTCGCGAGCGGTAGGATCAAACCCTGCCGGGTGGTCGATTTGGGATGCGGCGCCGGGAACTATTCGGTCTGGCTTGCGCAACATGGTTTCGATGTGACCGGTATCGAGATCAGCCAAAGCGCCATTGCGCTTGCCGGTAAGCTGGCCGCCTCGAAAGGTGTCTCATGCCGTTTTGTGGCCGCCGACTTGCTTGGCGACCTGCGAGAATTTCATTCAAGCTTTGATCTGGCTTTTGACTGGGAAGTGCTGCACCATATACAACCGGAGGATCGCCCGGGATATCTGCAAAATGTCCGCAATCTCCTGCGCCCGGATGGCATGTACATCTCTCTCTGTTTCAGCGATAAAGATATCGAATTCAGCGGCGGACAGAAAATTTTCAAAACACCGCTTGGTACAATTCTTTATTTCTCGACGGAAGAAGAACTGGAAGAGCTGTATAAGCCGCTCTTTCATATAATCGAATTGAAAACAGTGTCGGTTCCCGGCAAACAGAAACCTCATCGGACCAATGTTGCCTGGTTGCGGCGTAAGTAATCGCCGATTAAAATATCAATTCAAGGTGCAAAATAAATGGCGGAAGAGTATACTCTTCCGCCATGAATGGTTTAGGTCCGAATATATGTTCTCTCAGTTTTTATCCGGCTTGTCCTTATCATTTTTTTTGACTTCCGGTTTCAAGGCATCTTTAAGCTTGATAAGCTCGCGCAGTCGTTCGAACCAGAACGGGGCGCCGAAAGTCAGGAAGATTGCCGTTATCAACACTCCCAGAATATGGCTTAAATTTTTATAATAATCCCAGCCTTTCGCGAAAAGCTGAATATTGAAGAGGGCCAAATCGCCGCTATATCTCTCGAATCGCTCCATCCCCTCGGCAATCTGGGCCCGGTGCAACATGTCAAGAAGACTCTCATACTTTTCCACAACTTCGGCACGTTTCTCCGGCTTCTCATCCGACATTATTTCATCAAGTTCGTTAATAATATCCTGCTTGTCGGCTCCGATACCGGATGCCTGCTCCAATTGCCCGGCCAAATCACCATACTCTGCCTGCAAAAGCACCAGCGCTGAATCGGAAACATCTTCATATGACAAAACCTTCAAAGCATCCTGCCCGTTTTCACTGACCAGCTTTCTGGCGCTTTCTTCAAGGCGCGCCTGTAATGCGGGATCATTGGAAAGGCGTTTAAGCAAATCAAGTGAATCGACCTGAAAGAAAAAAGCAACCAGTAACGCCAATACAAAACCCCAGTATCTCAGCATTGTTTGAAAACGTTTACTGAGATAATCATAAGTTTCCAGAAATTTCTTTTTTATTTTATCACTTTCGCCTTTGCTCAGAATGATATTCTTTACTTCCGAGATCCTTTCGATAAGTTCGTCCGGTTCAATCCAGGTTTTTCTGGGTTGAACTCTTACTTTTTTGGATTCTTCTTTTGAAAATAGGGTCGCTCTTTTGACATCGCCAAGAGGCGACTTCAGGATTTTCTCCTTTATTTCAGCAAGACTAAAAGTGATACCTTTTTCTTTTTCTTTAAATGCCAGATCCAAAAGAGCCTTTAATCCATAGGCAAGATTATTATAACGCAACCTCAGGACATTCTGAAGAACCTGCAATAGCGCTGTCACAATCAAACTCAAAATGAGTATGATGGTTGTAAAACCGATGGCCACCCCAAGAACATCATCCAACGAACCAAGATTTTCCAGCATCTCATACCTCCTTAATCAGCGCGTATCCACCGGGTTCCATGCCCGCGGCGGACCTCATCGACCGGTGGCGGCATGTTGGGATCACCGGTCAGCGTGATTTCCACCACGCGGAACCATTTCCCATCCGTCTCCACCAGAATATCCTTGCGCCTTTTCTCGATCATTTTTTGTCTTTTCTTTTCGGTCATATTTTCCCATTTGAATTTCTTCTCATGGATGTAAGTACTGTAGAATCGATGCGCCCCTCCCAGCCGGTCGATCACTTTCGGACGCGGGTGTTTGTGGCCGGTCATTTTGAAACCGCTCTCTCCCATCGATGCCGCCGATACGACCGGATTAAAAATGCTGTCGGTAAATAATTTCTCAAAAACATCCTCGCTGCCGTGATGAGGCACTTTCAGCACATCACATTTAAGTTTATCCAGTTGACCGAGGCCGTTAAGATGATTGTAAAGTTCTGTTTCGGAGGCTTTGTTTAAATCACCTGTAAACAGCATCTCAAACTGGCCGTATTTTAACCTGAAGGTTACGCTGTTGCCGTTGATGGTTTTGGCCCAGTTCCTGCTTTCATAGGCCTGAAGAGTGCTTAACGGCCAGAGAACCTCCATTTCAATTCCCGATATGGCATTGTGGCTCTGCGCATAATTTTCGATGATGAAGGGAGCGCCGGCATAGGCTCGATCGAATGCCATCACTGACATGTCGCGGGACCGGCCGATAATTTCTTTCGCCAGATCTTCGTACTCACCAGTGAAATAGCCGTTGTTGAAGCTGCTCTTGAGCTGTCCGAGGTCCTTTACCAGGTAATCTCCTTTTATTCGATCCTGCGAGTCCAGGAAAGCCATGCCGCGCGTTACCGTTCCTCCGCTTTTGCTGTACACTGCATTATTGTCGGTTATTGCGTTTAACGGAAATTTAGCGGTACCCGGTTCGTACGTAGCCAGTCCGTTGTGATAAATAGTGCCAAAAACCAGATTTGTATCCTGTAACAGCCCGGTCAGGCCCAGGATATGATCTTTGTCATGGTGCGTAATTACCGTATATTCGATAATGGGATAATGGTCGGGATACAACCGATCGATAAATTGCCCGATCAACTCGCTTTCATCCTTCGT containing:
- a CDS encoding GNAT family N-acetyltransferase produces the protein MPYKLKKMTNADRMAVMKIFNHFVENSFAAYNDTRVSDGIFDHFLNISKGYLALTVRTETDQVVGFAMMRPFHPANSFRKTLEVGYFIMPEHTGQGLGSQILERFIKKAKALGVEILLASISSLNEKSIRFHLKHGFVECGRFKGIGIKKGQKFDMVWMQKNL
- a CDS encoding class I SAM-dependent methyltransferase; translated protein: MNEQMEHIYRNIPLENIPWNMPEPPALLVEAVASGRIKPCRVVDLGCGAGNYSVWLAQHGFDVTGIEISQSAIALAGKLAASKGVSCRFVAADLLGDLREFHSSFDLAFDWEVLHHIQPEDRPGYLQNVRNLLRPDGMYISLCFSDKDIEFSGGQKIFKTPLGTILYFSTEEELEELYKPLFHIIELKTVSVPGKQKPHRTNVAWLRRK